One genomic region from Spirulina subsalsa PCC 9445 encodes:
- a CDS encoding DUF1667 domain-containing protein, with protein MTYLTNEEPQTSHYLCIGCPMGCRLEVEEAEGNIVEIRGFSCKRGEQYATQEHTEPRRMVTTTVQVDDGIWARLPVKTQEPIPKDRVVELCQTLRQVRVQSPVTLGDVILPNALGLGVDVVASRSI; from the coding sequence ATGACCTATTTAACCAACGAAGAACCGCAAACTAGCCATTATCTGTGCATTGGCTGTCCCATGGGCTGTCGTTTAGAAGTCGAAGAAGCAGAAGGAAACATCGTTGAAATCCGAGGCTTTTCCTGTAAACGGGGGGAACAATATGCCACCCAAGAACACACAGAACCTCGTCGGATGGTGACAACAACAGTCCAAGTCGATGATGGCATTTGGGCGCGTTTACCCGTCAAAACCCAAGAACCGATCCCCAAGGATCGGGTGGTGGAACTTTGTCAAACCCTGCGCCAAGTTAGAGTTCAGTCTCCTGTGACCTTGGGAGACGTGATTTTGCCCAATGCTTTAGGATTAGGGGTAGATGTAGTGGCATCTCGGAGTATTTGA
- a CDS encoding FAD-dependent oxidoreductase, producing MTTHLTTDLLIVGGGTGGTAAALQAARRGVSTILVSEGPWLGGMLTSAGVAVPDGNELLAFQTGIWGHYVRTLQSQLNLNTSWVSLFAYPPALGAQIFAQWVAQCPQLHWIQGQTPLEVHRQGQRITGVRFADYDITAQITLDGTELGDLLALGEIPHRWGWEWRGEFDEPSAPINANELTQRYPVQSPTWVVLLEDYGEPAPPIEAEGLDFSPFVGAWEGYGGEKFLTYGRLPENLYMLNWPQQGNDYGEQLGRLIESASARRDYEQEAQHHSRAFARWVQQELNPHLGWAKNAFPAPSNGGFALHPYFRESRRLQGQITVIEQAILPQPSGTVAALPIEGEQVSAIAFGNYANDHHYPGHDFPLHPKSLRWGGRWTGTPFTLPYGCLIPAQTDGFLVCEKNISVSHIANGSTRLQPTVLNLGQAAGMAAALCIELNCQPRDLPRRTLQEALLTDPTAPAALIPLFNLPPHHPDWLQWQRYYLDHPDQYPLNGNCPCSPCPSPSLGSSYPGDLVYQGDNDYRFTPLQSQDTWQVITIDPLIQEELLNCPAHSRLILTGQYNASGGWLLVNQIQSR from the coding sequence ATGACCACTCACCTAACCACTGATCTCCTCATCGTGGGAGGAGGAACCGGAGGAACAGCCGCCGCCCTACAAGCCGCCCGTCGGGGAGTCTCCACCATCCTAGTCAGTGAGGGGCCTTGGTTAGGGGGAATGTTAACCAGTGCCGGGGTAGCCGTACCCGATGGCAACGAATTACTCGCCTTTCAAACCGGGATTTGGGGGCATTATGTGCGCACCCTGCAAAGTCAACTCAACCTCAACACCAGTTGGGTGAGTTTATTCGCCTACCCCCCCGCCCTCGGTGCGCAGATCTTCGCCCAGTGGGTGGCGCAATGTCCCCAACTGCACTGGATTCAAGGACAAACCCCCCTCGAAGTCCATCGCCAAGGCCAACGCATCACCGGGGTTCGTTTTGCCGACTACGACATCACCGCCCAAATTACCCTAGATGGCACAGAATTAGGGGATTTACTCGCCTTGGGAGAGATTCCCCACCGTTGGGGGTGGGAGTGGCGCGGGGAGTTTGACGAACCCAGCGCGCCGATTAATGCTAATGAACTGACCCAACGCTATCCCGTCCAGTCTCCTACTTGGGTTGTGTTATTAGAAGACTATGGAGAACCTGCGCCCCCCATAGAGGCCGAGGGACTAGACTTTAGTCCCTTTGTGGGGGCATGGGAAGGGTATGGCGGGGAAAAATTCCTCACCTATGGCCGCTTACCCGAAAATTTATATATGCTCAACTGGCCACAACAGGGCAATGATTACGGCGAACAGTTAGGGCGCTTAATTGAATCCGCCAGCGCCCGACGGGACTATGAGCAAGAAGCCCAACACCATAGCCGAGCCTTTGCCCGTTGGGTGCAACAGGAGTTAAATCCCCATCTAGGTTGGGCAAAAAACGCCTTTCCTGCCCCTTCTAACGGGGGATTTGCCCTCCATCCCTATTTCCGGGAAAGTCGCCGTCTACAGGGGCAAATCACAGTCATTGAGCAAGCTATTTTACCCCAACCCTCCGGCACGGTAGCCGCCTTACCGATAGAGGGAGAACAGGTGAGTGCGATCGCCTTTGGCAACTACGCCAACGATCATCACTACCCCGGCCATGACTTCCCCCTACACCCCAAATCCCTACGCTGGGGCGGCCGTTGGACTGGCACCCCCTTCACCCTACCCTACGGTTGTCTCATTCCCGCCCAAACCGACGGCTTTTTAGTCTGTGAAAAAAATATCTCCGTCTCCCACATCGCCAACGGCTCCACCCGGTTACAGCCCACCGTCCTCAACCTCGGACAAGCCGCAGGCATGGCCGCCGCCCTCTGTATCGAGTTAAACTGTCAACCTCGGGATCTCCCCCGGCGCACCCTTCAAGAAGCCCTCCTAACCGATCCAACCGCCCCCGCCGCCCTCATCCCCCTATTCAACCTCCCCCCCCACCATCCCGACTGGTTACAGTGGCAACGGTATTATTTAGACCACCCAGACCAGTATCCCCTCAATGGCAATTGTCCCTGTTCCCCCTGTCCTTCCCCCAGCCTTGGCTCATCTTATCCGGGGGATTTAGTTTACCAAGGAGACAATGATTATCGTTTTACCCCCCTCCAGAGTCAGGACACTTGGCAAGTGATCACTATTGACCCCTTAATACAAGAAGAACTGTTAAATTGTCCCGCTCATTCCCGTTTAATCCTGACCGGACAATATAATGCCAGTGGGGGCTGGTTATTGGTCAATCAAATACAGTCCCGTTGA